Proteins from a genomic interval of Actinoalloteichus hymeniacidonis:
- a CDS encoding TetR/AcrR family transcriptional regulator, with translation MQSGSSARTRQAIIDAAGELLAQRPAASLAEIAEAARVGRSTLHRHFPDRAGLISTLIRHLADRVDRVIAEAALDQGTAKAALHRLLHGYFELGPGLMFALAETRRSQDEQLHGAMSAADRSVARLLERGRAEGEFDCALTADWTRRALWFLLAATWDAVGAKSMSRHEAVDTMARTLERGILDQHD, from the coding sequence ATGCAGTCGGGCAGCAGTGCTCGAACGAGACAAGCGATCATCGATGCGGCGGGTGAGCTCCTCGCCCAGCGGCCTGCCGCTTCGTTGGCCGAGATCGCCGAGGCGGCGCGGGTGGGCCGCAGCACGCTGCACCGCCACTTCCCCGATCGGGCCGGGCTGATCAGCACACTGATCCGCCACCTCGCGGATCGTGTCGATCGGGTGATCGCCGAGGCGGCGCTCGATCAGGGCACCGCCAAGGCGGCATTGCACAGACTGCTGCACGGGTACTTCGAGCTCGGTCCCGGGCTGATGTTCGCGCTCGCCGAGACGCGGCGCAGTCAGGATGAGCAACTGCACGGCGCGATGTCGGCCGCCGACCGATCGGTCGCGCGGCTGCTGGAGCGCGGCCGCGCCGAGGGAGAGTTCGATTGCGCCCTCACCGCCGATTGGACTCGGCGGGCCCTGTGGTTCCTGCTGGCGGCGACCTGGGACGCCGTCGGCGCGAAGTCGATGTCTCGTCACGAGGCCGTCGACACCATGGCCCGCACCCTGGAACGGGGCATCCTCGACCAGCACGATTGA